A DNA window from Methanosarcina barkeri MS contains the following coding sequences:
- a CDS encoding acyltransferase — protein MSISINGIITHIVTYYSYLLKICKYITIAVDGIITPLILLMTRLMFIDTSLRPVWRIRGLILFPFIKCASVPYIGKNVYFIELLTRKYIFGKNVHISNFCKLIGPIEIGDNVSMSNNVEIRHHTVIGNNVGIGPNTLFITDTHELGNEKKRVGKHVTKKIIIGDGCWIGANVIILGGVTIGAGSVIAAGSVVATNIKPNSFVVGDRAKEIRTLRSMNSLRRSQ, from the coding sequence ATGTCAATATCAATCAATGGAATTATAACTCATATTGTAACTTATTATTCTTATCTACTAAAAATATGTAAATATATAACAATAGCAGTCGATGGAATTATAACACCTCTAATCTTATTAATGACAAGATTAATGTTTATAGACACGTCGTTAAGGCCAGTGTGGAGGATTAGAGGACTTATATTATTTCCTTTTATAAAATGTGCTTCAGTTCCTTATATTGGGAAAAATGTCTACTTTATTGAATTATTAACTAGAAAATATATTTTCGGGAAAAACGTTCATATTTCAAATTTTTGTAAGTTAATTGGCCCCATAGAGATTGGAGATAACGTGTCAATGAGTAATAATGTTGAGATAAGGCATCATACTGTTATTGGTAATAATGTTGGCATAGGACCAAACACACTATTTATTACTGACACTCATGAATTAGGAAATGAAAAAAAAAGAGTCGGAAAACACGTAACTAAAAAAATAATTATTGGAGATGGATGTTGGATTGGAGCAAATGTTATAATTTTAGGTGGAGTGACGATTGGTGCAGGATCTGTCATAGCTGCAGGATCTGTTGTAGCCACAAATATAAAACCTAATTCATTTGTGGTAGGTGACCGAGCAAAAGAAATCAGGACTTTGAGGAGTATGAATAGCTTAAGAAGATCTCAATAA